A stretch of Pygocentrus nattereri isolate fPygNat1 chromosome 8, fPygNat1.pri, whole genome shotgun sequence DNA encodes these proteins:
- the purab gene encoding transcriptional activator protein Pur-alpha → MADRDSGSELGGFATGPGGGGGGGGGGGGGGGGGGSSGGGGGGGGPGGGGVGGGLGLAHPGAVGAASRLQHDTEELASKRVDIQNKRFYLDVKQNAKGRFLKIAEVGAGGNKSRLTLSMSVAVEFRDYLGDFIEHYAQLGPSHPDAAQDEPRRALKSEFLVRENRKYYMDLKENQRGRFLRVRQTVNRGPGLGTAQGQTIALPAQGLIEFRDALAKLIDDYGVDEEPAELPEGTSLAVDNKRFFFDVGANKYGVFMRVSEVKPAYRNSITVPCKVWSKFGATFCKYADEMKRIQERSRERRARELLPEGLHGDDGDED, encoded by the coding sequence ATGGCGGACAGAGACAGCGGCAGTGAGCTCGGAGGATTCGCCACAGGCCCCGGCGGTGGCGGTGGCGGTGGCGGCGGCGGCGGAGGCGGCGGGGGAGGCGGAGGCAGCAGCGGCGGAGGCGGCGGCGGAGGGGGCCCCGGAGGAGGCGGCGTCGGCGGCGGCCTCGGCCTCGCGCACCCGGGCGCCGTGGGAGCAGCGTCGCGCCTGCAGCACGACACCGAGGAGCTGGCGTCGAAGCGCGTCGACATCCAGAACAAGCGCTTCTACCTGGACGTGAAGCAGAACGCGAAAGGCCGCTTCCTGAAGATCGCCGAGGTCGGCGCCGGCGGCAACAAGAGTCGCCTCACGCTCTCCATGTCCGTGGCCGTGGAGTTTCGGGACTACCTGGGCGACTTCATCGAGCACTACGCGCAGCTGGGGCCCAGCCACCCGGACGCGGCGCAGGACGAGCCGCGGCGCGCGCTCAAGAGCGAGTTCTTGGTGCGTGAGAACCGCAAGTACTACATGGACCTGAAGGAGAACCAGAGGGGCCGCTTTCTGAGGGTCCGACAGACCGTGAACCGGGGGCCCGGCCTGGGCACGGCGCAGGGCCAGACTATCGCGCTGCCGGCGCAGGGGCTTATCGAGTTCCGCGACGCGCTCGCCAAACTCATCGACGACTACGGCGTGGACGAGGAGCCCGCCGAGCTGCCCGAGGGCACGTCGCTCGCCGTGGACAACAAGCGCTTCTTTTTCGACGTGGGCGCCAACAAGTACGGCGTGTTTATGCGCGTGAGCGAGGTGAAGCCCGCCTACCGCAACTCCATCACGGTGCCGTGCAAAGTGTGGTCCAAGTTCGGCGCCACCTTCTGTAAGTACGCGGACGAGATGAAGAGGATCCAGGAGCGGAGCAGGGAGCGGAGGGCGCGCGAGCTCCTGCCTGAGGGCCTGCACGGGGACGACGGGGACGAGGATTAA